The DNA segment AATCAGCGCACGATGCTGCGGAAATTGCGCAGTGAGTTTTCCTCGATCAGCCATTTCCATGTCTGCAAAATCAAATCCCGGCGAAACCGCCTCGCTGATCAATCCGAATCCATGTGATCCATTGAGCAAGCGTGAAGCTTTCCAGATGCCACCTGGTACGTGTAATTGCAGATGTTGCTTAGTGAGAATGTCGCTGCCCATGACCAGCGTCTGCAATGAACCGTTTGCATGGATCAGGCTGTATTCGATCGGATCGCCCAGATGAAAATAATGCAGGATGTCGGACTGGTTGAAATGAAACTGTCCCACCGGAGATTGCTCAGTCAACAGATAGTAGATTGACGTCAGTAGATAACGGGGCCCTGTGCTGGTCTCAAGGCTCGCGCGATGATCGGATTGATAGGTTCGGCGGAAATAGCCGCCTTCGATGTGAGCTTCGAGATCCAGCGCATTTATGACGTCGTGCGCATTGGGTTTAGCTTGAATCATCGCCTGCTCCCGTTATTCCGATAGGTTTTTTGATAGCTCAACTAAACGGTCATTTAGTGTAGCTATCAATAATCTCGCTTTTATCCCCCTGCATGAGACTTCTGCGCACTCAATCGTCAGGACTCGATTTGATAATAGTCGCGATACCACGCAACAAATCGGGACACGCCGTCTGCAACATCCACTTGTGGAGAAAACCCCGTCCAGTCGGCAAGTGCCGATACATCGGCCCATGTACTGACAACATCGCCCGCTTGCAGCGGCAGAAAATTGTATTGAGCTTTAATACCCAGCGCCTTTTCCAGATAATCGACAAAATTGAGTAATTCAATAGGCCTGCCGCGTCCTATATTGAATAGTTTGTTAACGCCCTCGCCCTCCTTCGCCGGTACCGGCGGTTTTGGACATAACCGCGCGATGCCTTCGACAATGTCATCTATATAAGTGAAATCCCGCGCCATCTGACCGTTGTTGTAAATATCGATCGGCTCCCCCTGCAAGATCGCCTGAGTGAATTTGAACAGAGCCATATCCGGTCGGCCCCAAGGCCCATAAACGGTAAAAAAGCGCAGCCCGCTGGCCTTCAGTCCATAGAGATGGCAATAGCTGCTGGCCAATAATTCGTTGGCGCGTTTAGTGGCTGCGTACAGCGAAACCGGGCGCTCGACCGGGTTGTCGACACGGTAAGGCAGCTCGCTGTTCGCGCCGTACACCGAACTGCTTGATGCGTAGATGAGATGCGCCGGCTGGTGAAAACGACAGGTTTCCAGTACGTTCAAAAAGCCCACCAGATTCGATTGCGCATAGGCGTCCGGGTTGTCCAGTGAGTAACGCACACCGGCCTGAGCGGCCAGATGGATGACTTCGGTAAAACGATGCTCTTTGAACAGCGTCATCAGTGCCGGTTTATCAATTATGTCCATCAGTCGAAAATCGAAGCCTGGCAGTTCTCTTAGTTGTTTTAATCGTGCCCGCTTTAGCTCAACGCTGTAATAATCGTTGAGGTTGTCGATACCGATTACTTGCTGGCCTTGTTGAACTAATCGTTTCGCCGTGTGATACCCGATAAAGCCTGCCGCGCCAGTCACAAGAACGGTCATAGTCCCTGCTCTCCTCGATCGAATAGGCGGTGAGTTATAACGCCGTCCGCCAGAAGCCGTCCATAGCTTATAAGCATTTCGTAGCCGCTCAATGCTGGAAGGTCTCAGCGACCCTGACGCTAGCGGTCAGTGTAAAAAAAACGAACACGTTCGGACGTCAAATAAAAAACGCTTTATAAACAGCGAGATAGTCACGCGAGATACAGCTAGTCGACAAATGGCGTGTTTTTTGACTCGGATCGTTTGACAGACCGCGAAGACTGGCCGATAACTACCAACGTCTAGCTGAACGTGGCGCGATTCCCTTCTCAATCGCTGCCGAAAGTTCCAGAGCTAACCACTTGGCAACCTAACGTAAACACTGCGAACATGCAGACTGTGCGGTAGCTTTGTCTTTTAAAAAGTTCAGCCAACATCGAGCCGGACAAGTGATTCATTATTGAAACACACCGACGTTACATCATAATAAAAACACACCCTGCCAATTGTCTTTGCACGGCCCTGAATAGAGCTTCTGCCTGCCCTAAACTTCTCGAACATCAAAGAGTTTACTCGCATGCCAGCAATCAGCTCGGATCAACCCAATTGGTATCTGTTGCAATGCAAACCACGCCAGGATGAGCGCGCACACCTCAACCTGCTCCAGCAACACTACGTGGTCTTTCACCCTCAACTCTTCACTGAGCGCGTCATT comes from the Pseudomonas granadensis genome and includes:
- a CDS encoding cupin domain-containing protein, which translates into the protein MIQAKPNAHDVINALDLEAHIEGGYFRRTYQSDHRASLETSTGPRYLLTSIYYLLTEQSPVGQFHFNQSDILHYFHLGDPIEYSLIHANGSLQTLVMGSDILTKQHLQLHVPGGIWKASRLLNGSHGFGLISEAVSPGFDFADMEMADRGKLTAQFPQHRALIEKLTREKG
- a CDS encoding SDR family NAD(P)-dependent oxidoreductase: MTVLVTGAAGFIGYHTAKRLVQQGQQVIGIDNLNDYYSVELKRARLKQLRELPGFDFRLMDIIDKPALMTLFKEHRFTEVIHLAAQAGVRYSLDNPDAYAQSNLVGFLNVLETCRFHQPAHLIYASSSSVYGANSELPYRVDNPVERPVSLYAATKRANELLASSYCHLYGLKASGLRFFTVYGPWGRPDMALFKFTQAILQGEPIDIYNNGQMARDFTYIDDIVEGIARLCPKPPVPAKEGEGVNKLFNIGRGRPIELLNFVDYLEKALGIKAQYNFLPLQAGDVVSTWADVSALADWTGFSPQVDVADGVSRFVAWYRDYYQIES